A single genomic interval of Oncorhynchus tshawytscha isolate Ot180627B linkage group LG15, Otsh_v2.0, whole genome shotgun sequence harbors:
- the LOC112264541 gene encoding zinc finger protein ZFMSA12A-like isoform X4: MTDRQRTLLILGLRARVTLGRFSAEHPVSLQTLLYSIKSSQLAQVQSYDAGMESPEANFAKLTQSLITDPVEREHFVQVVFLEEFRPDFDKALQELVCDFLTRLEELLTLPDFKQTALLLSAGSSGLDECLQSFSHSEDLQFLLQNYKQCRTLYTNISSSDIPQESDIESDAFPDQLNRTNLDTGVAMRTAHLVAMGSTRDIIGCDETCDEANEDDIDVEDESAQKRAGSGLSPTSVMQGGDTDPVAGVSFQVLTPLSSASNECAPSTSSSSHMNIFHQCPQCGKCFNYQSQLVQHQQIHCGDNPYKCSNCGNRFKFFTSLSNHKRMQCVGTAFSCPKCWREFGSLREKLRHQCPHNEAMSICPQSGKSFKTSPQYPFQCRHCARSFPESNQLDAHEKSHSVVQTLDCHKCGVTFSNLPSLVHHVEAHKRSDLRPSSHLPKKKGLQLPRTHHCHQCGKSFVTNRRLKDHMRTHMNYRPFSCSYCGKCFTQKGNLTVHIRLHTGERPYMCSVCGKAFPSGGDLQVHQRFHTGERPYQCKECDKRFFKSSHLVVHMRGHRGERPYTCNECGRGFIRRTCLKKHLLVHSGERPYSCLRCPNTYKRSSHLNYHMKKNH, translated from the exons atgactgacagacagaggaccCTCCTTATTTTGGGGCTGAGAGCAAGG GTAACTTTGGGGCGATTTTCTGCTGAACACCCTGTCAGCCTCCAAACCCTCCTTTATTCTATAAAGTCTTCTCAACTTGCACAGGTTCAG TCCTATGATGCAGGCATGGAATCACCTGAAGCTAACTTCGCCAAGCTCACCCAAAGCTTGATTACAGACCCAGTTGAGCGTGAACACTTCGTTCAA GTGGTGTTCCTTGAGGAATTCAGACCTGATTTTGACAAAGCACTTCAGGAACTGGTCTGTGACTTCCTCACTAGGTTGGAAGAGCTGCTTACACTACCAGACTTTAAGCAG ACTGCATTGTTGCTGAGTGCTGGCTCCTCTGGCCTGGATGAATGCCTGCAGTCTTTCTCTCACTCAGAAGATCTCCAGTTTCTGCTCCAGAATTACAAACAATGCCGAACATTGTACACAAACA TTTCCTCCTCTGACATTCCTCAGGAATCAGATATTGAATCTGATGCCTTCCCTGACCAGTTAAACCGTACCAATCTGGACACTGGTGTGGCTATGAGGACAGCACATTTAGTGGCAATGGGGAGCACAAGAGATATTATAGGCTGCGATGAAACCTGTGATGAAGCGAATGAAGATGACATAGATGTAGAGGACGAGTCAGCACAGaaaag GGCTGGTTCTGGTCTTTCTCCTACCAGTGTCATGCAAGGTGGTGATACAG ACCCAGTTGCAGGGGTGTCGTTTCAGGTGTTGACTCCCCTTTCTTCAGCTTCAAATGAGTGTGCCCCATCTACTTCCAGTTCATCACACATGAACATTTTCCACCAGTGTCCCCAGTGTGGGAAGTGCTTTAATTATCAGTCTCAACTTGTCCAACACCAGCAAATTCACTGTGGGGATAATCCATACAAGTGCTCCAACTGTGGGAATAGATTCAAATTCTTTACAAGTCTGTCAAACCATAAGAGGATGCAATGTGTGGGCACTGCCTTTAGCTGTCCCAAGTGCTGGAGAGAGTTTGGTTCTCTGCGTGAGAAATTGAGACACCAGTGTCCACACAACGAAGCCATGTCCATCTGTCCACAGAGCGGGAAGAGTTTTAAGACATCACCACAATATCCATTCCAGTGTCGTCACTGTGCAAGGAGCTTTCCCGAATCGAATCAACTGGACGCCCACGAAAAAAGTCACAGTGTCGTCCAAACGCTCGACTGTCACAAATGTGGCGTTACCTTCAGCAACTTGCCCAGTCTAGTGCACCACGTGGAAGCCCACAAGAGGTCGGATCTGAGGCCATCGTCGCACCTTCCAAAGAAGAAAGGATTGCAACTTCCGAGAACACATCATTGCCACCAATGTGGAAAGTCCTTTGTAACAAACCGTCGCCTCAAGGATCACATGCGCACTCATATGAATTATCGTCCCTTTTCCTGCTCCTACTGTGGGAAATGTTTCACTCAGAAAGGTAATCTCACTGTGCACATAAGGCTCCACACAGGGGAGAGACCCTACATGTGCTCTGTGTGTGGGAAGGCGTTTCCATCAGGAGGGGATCTGCAGGTACACCAGCGCTTTCACACTGGGGAGAGACCCTACCAATGCAAAGAGTGTGACAAACGTTTTTTTAAGTCGAGCCATTTAGTGGTCCACATGCGTGGGCATAGGGGAGAGCGTCCCTACACTTGCAATGAATGTGGGAGGGGTTTTATCCGGAGAACTTGCTTAAAAAAACATTTGCTAGTTCATTCAGGGGAGAGGCCATATTCATGTCTTCGTTGCCCGAATACTTACAAACGCAGTTCACACCTGAACTATCACATGAAGAAAAATCATTGA
- the LOC112264541 gene encoding zinc finger protein ZFMSA12A-like isoform X3 — MSAFMWQVSQQRAIKHYGKLEEFVTVVTQTVPELMTDRQRTLLILGLRARVTLGRFSAEHPVSLQTLLYSIKSSQLAQVQSYDAGMESPEANFAKLTQSLITDPVEREHFVQVVFLEEFRPDFDKALQELVCDFLTRLEELLTLPDFKQTALLLSAGSSGLDECLQSFSHSEDLQFLLQNYKQCRTLYTNISSSDIPQESDIESDAFPDQLNRTNLDTGVAMRTAHLVAMGSTRDIIGCDETCDEANEDDIDVEDESAQKRAGSGLSPTSVMQGGDTDPVAGVSFQVLTPLSSASNECAPSTSSSSHMNIFHQCPQCGKCFNYQSQLVQHQQIHCGDNPYKCSNCGNRFKFFTSLSNHKRMQCVGTAFSCPKCWREFGSLREKLRHQCPHNEAMSICPQSGKSFKTSPQYPFQCRHCARSFPESNQLDAHEKSHSVVQTLDCHKCGVTFSNLPSLVHHVEAHKRSDLRPSSHLPKKKGLQLPRTHHCHQCGKSFVTNRRLKDHMRTHMNYRPFSCSYCGKCFTQKGNLTVHIRLHTGERPYMCSVCGKAFPSGGDLQVHQRFHTGERPYQCKECDKRFFKSSHLVVHMRGHRGERPYTCNECGRGFIRRTCLKKHLLVHSGERPYSCLRCPNTYKRSSHLNYHMKKNH, encoded by the exons ATGTCTGCATTTATGTGGCAGGTATCACAACAGAGGGCCATTAAGCACTATGGAAAATTAGAGGAGTTTGTGACCGTGGTAACACAAACTGTCCCAGAACttatgactgacagacagaggaccCTCCTTATTTTGGGGCTGAGAGCAAGG GTAACTTTGGGGCGATTTTCTGCTGAACACCCTGTCAGCCTCCAAACCCTCCTTTATTCTATAAAGTCTTCTCAACTTGCACAGGTTCAG TCCTATGATGCAGGCATGGAATCACCTGAAGCTAACTTCGCCAAGCTCACCCAAAGCTTGATTACAGACCCAGTTGAGCGTGAACACTTCGTTCAA GTGGTGTTCCTTGAGGAATTCAGACCTGATTTTGACAAAGCACTTCAGGAACTGGTCTGTGACTTCCTCACTAGGTTGGAAGAGCTGCTTACACTACCAGACTTTAAGCAG ACTGCATTGTTGCTGAGTGCTGGCTCCTCTGGCCTGGATGAATGCCTGCAGTCTTTCTCTCACTCAGAAGATCTCCAGTTTCTGCTCCAGAATTACAAACAATGCCGAACATTGTACACAAACA TTTCCTCCTCTGACATTCCTCAGGAATCAGATATTGAATCTGATGCCTTCCCTGACCAGTTAAACCGTACCAATCTGGACACTGGTGTGGCTATGAGGACAGCACATTTAGTGGCAATGGGGAGCACAAGAGATATTATAGGCTGCGATGAAACCTGTGATGAAGCGAATGAAGATGACATAGATGTAGAGGACGAGTCAGCACAGaaaag GGCTGGTTCTGGTCTTTCTCCTACCAGTGTCATGCAAGGTGGTGATACAG ACCCAGTTGCAGGGGTGTCGTTTCAGGTGTTGACTCCCCTTTCTTCAGCTTCAAATGAGTGTGCCCCATCTACTTCCAGTTCATCACACATGAACATTTTCCACCAGTGTCCCCAGTGTGGGAAGTGCTTTAATTATCAGTCTCAACTTGTCCAACACCAGCAAATTCACTGTGGGGATAATCCATACAAGTGCTCCAACTGTGGGAATAGATTCAAATTCTTTACAAGTCTGTCAAACCATAAGAGGATGCAATGTGTGGGCACTGCCTTTAGCTGTCCCAAGTGCTGGAGAGAGTTTGGTTCTCTGCGTGAGAAATTGAGACACCAGTGTCCACACAACGAAGCCATGTCCATCTGTCCACAGAGCGGGAAGAGTTTTAAGACATCACCACAATATCCATTCCAGTGTCGTCACTGTGCAAGGAGCTTTCCCGAATCGAATCAACTGGACGCCCACGAAAAAAGTCACAGTGTCGTCCAAACGCTCGACTGTCACAAATGTGGCGTTACCTTCAGCAACTTGCCCAGTCTAGTGCACCACGTGGAAGCCCACAAGAGGTCGGATCTGAGGCCATCGTCGCACCTTCCAAAGAAGAAAGGATTGCAACTTCCGAGAACACATCATTGCCACCAATGTGGAAAGTCCTTTGTAACAAACCGTCGCCTCAAGGATCACATGCGCACTCATATGAATTATCGTCCCTTTTCCTGCTCCTACTGTGGGAAATGTTTCACTCAGAAAGGTAATCTCACTGTGCACATAAGGCTCCACACAGGGGAGAGACCCTACATGTGCTCTGTGTGTGGGAAGGCGTTTCCATCAGGAGGGGATCTGCAGGTACACCAGCGCTTTCACACTGGGGAGAGACCCTACCAATGCAAAGAGTGTGACAAACGTTTTTTTAAGTCGAGCCATTTAGTGGTCCACATGCGTGGGCATAGGGGAGAGCGTCCCTACACTTGCAATGAATGTGGGAGGGGTTTTATCCGGAGAACTTGCTTAAAAAAACATTTGCTAGTTCATTCAGGGGAGAGGCCATATTCATGTCTTCGTTGCCCGAATACTTACAAACGCAGTTCACACCTGAACTATCACATGAAGAAAAATCATTGA
- the LOC112264540 gene encoding zinc finger protein ZFMSA12A-like, whose amino-acid sequence MRRSLAKVAKILIGTWAIMDSPIPLSSLRLLVPPLRLMSAFMWQVAQQRAIKHYGKLEEFVTVVTQTVPELMTDRQRTLLILGLRARVNPVSLRTLLYRIKSSQHAQSNDAGMESPEANFAKLTQSLLIDPVEREHFVQVVFPEEFRPDFDQVLQELVCDFLTRLEELLTLPDFKQTALLLSAGSSGLDECLQSFSHSEDLQFLLQNYKQCRTLYTNISSSDIPQESDIESDAFPDQLNRTNLDTVVGMRTGIQSRDCQRMELASHLVEMGSTRDIIGCDETCDEGNEDDIDVEDDPKQKRAGSGLSPTSVMQGGDTDTVAGVSFQVLTPLSSASNECAPSTSSSSHMNIFHQCPQCGKCFNYQSQLVQHQQIHCGDNPYKCSNCGNRFKFFTSLSNHKRMQCVGTAFSCSKCWREFGSLREKLRHQCPHNEVMYICPQSGKSFKTPQQQPFQCRHCAMAFSEMDQLHAHEKIHGIPQTLDCHTCGITFSNLPSLVHHVEAHKRSDLRPSSHLPKKKKGLQLPKTHHCHQCGKSFVTNRRLKDHVRTHLNYRPFPCSYCGKCFTQKGNLNVHIRIHTGERPYMCSVCGKTFQSAGNLQVHQRFHTGEKPYQCKECDKRFTKSSHLVVHMRGHTGERPFTCNECGRSFIRKTCLKKHLLVHSGQKPYSRPRCPNNSKRSSQPSYHMKENPTNATAMTGHATAMTGHATAMTGHVAAMTGHAAAMAGHVAAVAGHVAVPAIYHDSLNIKMLAHVGMSRGYAMERLGGGPSNC is encoded by the exons ATGCGGCGCTCACTAGCAAAGGTAGCTAAGATACTGATTGGCACATGGGCCATAATGG attcacccatccctctctcctccctgcgcCTTTTGGTTCCACCTCTACGGCTGATGTCTGCATTTATGTGGCAGGTAGCACAACAGAGGGCCATCAAGCACTATGGAAAATTAGAGGAGTTTGTGACCGTGGTAACACAAACTGTCCCAGAACTTATGACTGACAGACAAAGGACCCTCCTTATTTTGGGTCTGAGAGCAAGG GTAAACCCTGTCAGCCTCCGGACCCTCCTTTATAGAATAAAGTCTTCTCAACATGCACAG TCCAATGATGCAGGCATGGAATCACCTGAAGCTAACTTTGCCAAGCTCACCCAAAGCTTGCTTATAGACCCGGTTGAGCGTGAACACTTCGTCCAA GTGGTGTTTCCTGAAGAATTCAGACCTGATTTTGACCAAGTGCTTCAGGAACTGGTCTGTGACTTTCTCACTCGGCTGGAAGAGCTGCTTACACTACCAGACTTTAAGCAG ACTGCATTGTTGCTGAGTGCTGGCTCCTCTGGCCTGGATGAATGCCTGCAGTCTTTCTCTCACTCAGAAGATCTCCAGTTTCTGCTCCAGAATTACAAACAATGCAGAACATTGTACACAAACA TTTCCTCCTCTGACATTCCTCAGGAATCAGATATTGAATCCGATGCCTTCCCTGACCAGTTAAACCGTACCAATCTGGACACTGTTGTGGGGATGAGGACTGGGATACAAAGCAGAGACTGCCAAAGGATGGAATTGGCATCACATTTAGTGGAAATGGGGAGCACAAGAGATATTATAGGCTGCGATGAAACCTGTGATGAAGGGAATGAAGATGACATTGATGTAGAGGATGACCCAAAACAGAAAAG GGCTGGTTCTGGTCTTTCTCCTACCAGTGTCATGCAAGGTGGTGATACAG ACACTGTTGCAGGGGTATCGTTTCAGGTGTTGACTCCCCTTTCTTCAGCTTCAAATGAGTGTGCCCCATCTACTTCCAGTTCATCACACATGAACATTTTCCACCAGTGTCCCCAGTGTGGGAAGTGCTTTAATTATCAGTCTCAACTTGTCCAACACCAGCAAATTCACTGTGGGGATAATCCATACAAGTGTTCCAACTGCGGGAATAGATTCAAATTCTTTACAAGTCTGTCAAACCATAAGAGGATGCAATGTGTGGGCACTGCCTTTAGCTGTTCCAAGTGCTGGAGAGAGTTTGGTTCTCTGCGTGAGAAATTGAGACACCAGTGTCCACACAACGAAGTCATGTACATCTGTCCACAGAGCGGGAAGAGTTTTAAGACGCCACAGCAACAACCATTCCAGTGCCGTCATTGCGCAATGGCCTTTTCCGAAATGGATCAACTGCATGCTCACGAAAAAATTCACGGAATCCCCCAAACTCTTGACTGTCACACATGTGGAATTACCTTCAGCAACTTACCCAGTCTAGTGCACCACGTGGAAGCCCACAAGAGGTCGGATCTGAGGCCATCGTCGCACCTTCCAAAGAAGAAGAAAGGATTGCAGCTTCCGAAAACTCACCACTGTCACCAATGTGGAAAGTCCTTTGTAACAAACCGTCGCCTCAAGGATCACGTTCGTACTCATTTGAATTATCGTCCCTTCCCCTGCTCCTACTGTGGGAAATGTTTCACTCAGAAAGGTAATCTCAATGTGCACATAAGGATCCACACAGGGGAGAGACCCTACATGTGCTCTGTGTGTGGGAAGACCTTTCAGTCAGCAGGGAATCTGCAGGTACACCAGCGCTTTCACACTGGGGAGAAACCCTACCAATGCAAAGAGTGTGACAAACGTTTTACTAAGTCGAGCCATTTAGTCGTCCACATGCGTGGGCATACTGGAGAGCGTCCCTTCACTTGTAATGAATGTGGAAGGAGTTTTATCCGGAAAACTTGCTTAAAGAAACATTTGCTAGTTCATTCAGGGCAGAAGCCTTATTCACGGCCTCGTTGCCCGAATAATTCCAAGCGCAGTTCACAACCAAGCTATCATATGAAGGAGAATCCTACTAATGCGACTGCCATGACTGGACATGCGACTGCCATGACTGGACATGCGACTGCCATGACTGGACATGTGGCCGCCATGACTGGACATGCGGCCGCCATGGCTGGTCATGTGGCCGCCGTGGCTGGACATGTGGCCGTACCAGCGATCTATCATGATAGCCTTAACATAAAAATGTTGGCACATGTTGGCATGTCCCGAGGCTATGCCATGGAGAGACTAGGAGGTGGTCCTTCAAATTGTTGA
- the LOC112264541 gene encoding oocyte zinc finger protein XlCOF22-like isoform X2 — translation MRRSLAKVAKILIGTWAIMDSPIPLSSLRLLVPPLRLMSAFMWQVSQQRAIKHYGKLEEFVTVVTQTVPELMTDRQRTLLILGLRARVTLGRFSAEHPVSLQTLLYSIKSSQLAQVQSYDAGMESPEANFAKLTQSLITDPVEREHFVQVVFLEEFRPDFDKALQELVCDFLTRLEELLTLPDFKQTALLLSAGSSGLDECLQSFSHSEDLQFLLQNYKQCRTLYTNISSSDIPQESDIESDAFPDQLNRTNLDTGVAMRTAHLVAMGSTRDIIGCDETCDEANEDDIDVEDESAQKRAGSGLSPTSVMQGGDTDPVAGVSFQVLTPLSSASNECAPSTSSSSHMNIFHQCPQCGKCFNYQSQLVQHQQIHCGDNPYKCSNCGNRFKFFTSLSNHKRMQCVGTAFSCPKCWREFGSLREKLRHQCPHNEAMSICPQSGKSFKTSPQYPFQCRHCARSFPESNQLDAHEKSHSVVQTLDCHKCGVTFSNLPSLVHHVEAHKRSDLRPSSHLPKKKGLQLPRTHHCHQCGKSFVTNRRLKDHMRTHMNYRPFSCSYCGKCFTQKGNLTVHIRLHTGERPYMCSVCGKAFPSGGDLQVHQRFHTGERPYQCKECDKRFFKSSHLVVHMRGHRGERPYTCNECGRGFIRRTCLKKHLLVHSGERPYSCLRCPNTYKRSSHLNYHMKKNH, via the exons ATGCGGCGCTCACTAGCTAAGGTAGCTAAGATATTGATTGGCACATGGGCCATAATGG attcccccatccctctctcctccctgcgcCTTTTGGTCCCACCTCTACGACTGATGTCTGCATTTATGTGGCAGGTATCACAACAGAGGGCCATTAAGCACTATGGAAAATTAGAGGAGTTTGTGACCGTGGTAACACAAACTGTCCCAGAACttatgactgacagacagaggaccCTCCTTATTTTGGGGCTGAGAGCAAGG GTAACTTTGGGGCGATTTTCTGCTGAACACCCTGTCAGCCTCCAAACCCTCCTTTATTCTATAAAGTCTTCTCAACTTGCACAGGTTCAG TCCTATGATGCAGGCATGGAATCACCTGAAGCTAACTTCGCCAAGCTCACCCAAAGCTTGATTACAGACCCAGTTGAGCGTGAACACTTCGTTCAA GTGGTGTTCCTTGAGGAATTCAGACCTGATTTTGACAAAGCACTTCAGGAACTGGTCTGTGACTTCCTCACTAGGTTGGAAGAGCTGCTTACACTACCAGACTTTAAGCAG ACTGCATTGTTGCTGAGTGCTGGCTCCTCTGGCCTGGATGAATGCCTGCAGTCTTTCTCTCACTCAGAAGATCTCCAGTTTCTGCTCCAGAATTACAAACAATGCCGAACATTGTACACAAACA TTTCCTCCTCTGACATTCCTCAGGAATCAGATATTGAATCTGATGCCTTCCCTGACCAGTTAAACCGTACCAATCTGGACACTGGTGTGGCTATGAGGACAGCACATTTAGTGGCAATGGGGAGCACAAGAGATATTATAGGCTGCGATGAAACCTGTGATGAAGCGAATGAAGATGACATAGATGTAGAGGACGAGTCAGCACAGaaaag GGCTGGTTCTGGTCTTTCTCCTACCAGTGTCATGCAAGGTGGTGATACAG ACCCAGTTGCAGGGGTGTCGTTTCAGGTGTTGACTCCCCTTTCTTCAGCTTCAAATGAGTGTGCCCCATCTACTTCCAGTTCATCACACATGAACATTTTCCACCAGTGTCCCCAGTGTGGGAAGTGCTTTAATTATCAGTCTCAACTTGTCCAACACCAGCAAATTCACTGTGGGGATAATCCATACAAGTGCTCCAACTGTGGGAATAGATTCAAATTCTTTACAAGTCTGTCAAACCATAAGAGGATGCAATGTGTGGGCACTGCCTTTAGCTGTCCCAAGTGCTGGAGAGAGTTTGGTTCTCTGCGTGAGAAATTGAGACACCAGTGTCCACACAACGAAGCCATGTCCATCTGTCCACAGAGCGGGAAGAGTTTTAAGACATCACCACAATATCCATTCCAGTGTCGTCACTGTGCAAGGAGCTTTCCCGAATCGAATCAACTGGACGCCCACGAAAAAAGTCACAGTGTCGTCCAAACGCTCGACTGTCACAAATGTGGCGTTACCTTCAGCAACTTGCCCAGTCTAGTGCACCACGTGGAAGCCCACAAGAGGTCGGATCTGAGGCCATCGTCGCACCTTCCAAAGAAGAAAGGATTGCAACTTCCGAGAACACATCATTGCCACCAATGTGGAAAGTCCTTTGTAACAAACCGTCGCCTCAAGGATCACATGCGCACTCATATGAATTATCGTCCCTTTTCCTGCTCCTACTGTGGGAAATGTTTCACTCAGAAAGGTAATCTCACTGTGCACATAAGGCTCCACACAGGGGAGAGACCCTACATGTGCTCTGTGTGTGGGAAGGCGTTTCCATCAGGAGGGGATCTGCAGGTACACCAGCGCTTTCACACTGGGGAGAGACCCTACCAATGCAAAGAGTGTGACAAACGTTTTTTTAAGTCGAGCCATTTAGTGGTCCACATGCGTGGGCATAGGGGAGAGCGTCCCTACACTTGCAATGAATGTGGGAGGGGTTTTATCCGGAGAACTTGCTTAAAAAAACATTTGCTAGTTCATTCAGGGGAGAGGCCATATTCATGTCTTCGTTGCCCGAATACTTACAAACGCAGTTCACACCTGAACTATCACATGAAGAAAAATCATTGA
- the LOC112264541 gene encoding oocyte zinc finger protein XlCOF22-like isoform X1 yields MANIPRLKGCFTRRNAECLDTALSHCILAIYHKTPEVPYCNYKLVSKVSQQRAIKHYGKLEEFVTVVTQTVPELMTDRQRTLLILGLRARVTLGRFSAEHPVSLQTLLYSIKSSQLAQVQSYDAGMESPEANFAKLTQSLITDPVEREHFVQVVFLEEFRPDFDKALQELVCDFLTRLEELLTLPDFKQTALLLSAGSSGLDECLQSFSHSEDLQFLLQNYKQCRTLYTNISSSDIPQESDIESDAFPDQLNRTNLDTGVAMRTAHLVAMGSTRDIIGCDETCDEANEDDIDVEDESAQKRAGSGLSPTSVMQGGDTDPVAGVSFQVLTPLSSASNECAPSTSSSSHMNIFHQCPQCGKCFNYQSQLVQHQQIHCGDNPYKCSNCGNRFKFFTSLSNHKRMQCVGTAFSCPKCWREFGSLREKLRHQCPHNEAMSICPQSGKSFKTSPQYPFQCRHCARSFPESNQLDAHEKSHSVVQTLDCHKCGVTFSNLPSLVHHVEAHKRSDLRPSSHLPKKKGLQLPRTHHCHQCGKSFVTNRRLKDHMRTHMNYRPFSCSYCGKCFTQKGNLTVHIRLHTGERPYMCSVCGKAFPSGGDLQVHQRFHTGERPYQCKECDKRFFKSSHLVVHMRGHRGERPYTCNECGRGFIRRTCLKKHLLVHSGERPYSCLRCPNTYKRSSHLNYHMKKNH; encoded by the exons atggccaatataccacggcttaaGGGCTGTTTcacacgacgcaacgcggagtgcctggatacagcccttagccattgtatattggcaatataccacaaaacccctgaggtgccttattgcaatTATAAGCTGGTTTCCaag GTATCACAACAGAGGGCCATTAAGCACTATGGAAAATTAGAGGAGTTTGTGACCGTGGTAACACAAACTGTCCCAGAACttatgactgacagacagaggaccCTCCTTATTTTGGGGCTGAGAGCAAGG GTAACTTTGGGGCGATTTTCTGCTGAACACCCTGTCAGCCTCCAAACCCTCCTTTATTCTATAAAGTCTTCTCAACTTGCACAGGTTCAG TCCTATGATGCAGGCATGGAATCACCTGAAGCTAACTTCGCCAAGCTCACCCAAAGCTTGATTACAGACCCAGTTGAGCGTGAACACTTCGTTCAA GTGGTGTTCCTTGAGGAATTCAGACCTGATTTTGACAAAGCACTTCAGGAACTGGTCTGTGACTTCCTCACTAGGTTGGAAGAGCTGCTTACACTACCAGACTTTAAGCAG ACTGCATTGTTGCTGAGTGCTGGCTCCTCTGGCCTGGATGAATGCCTGCAGTCTTTCTCTCACTCAGAAGATCTCCAGTTTCTGCTCCAGAATTACAAACAATGCCGAACATTGTACACAAACA TTTCCTCCTCTGACATTCCTCAGGAATCAGATATTGAATCTGATGCCTTCCCTGACCAGTTAAACCGTACCAATCTGGACACTGGTGTGGCTATGAGGACAGCACATTTAGTGGCAATGGGGAGCACAAGAGATATTATAGGCTGCGATGAAACCTGTGATGAAGCGAATGAAGATGACATAGATGTAGAGGACGAGTCAGCACAGaaaag GGCTGGTTCTGGTCTTTCTCCTACCAGTGTCATGCAAGGTGGTGATACAG ACCCAGTTGCAGGGGTGTCGTTTCAGGTGTTGACTCCCCTTTCTTCAGCTTCAAATGAGTGTGCCCCATCTACTTCCAGTTCATCACACATGAACATTTTCCACCAGTGTCCCCAGTGTGGGAAGTGCTTTAATTATCAGTCTCAACTTGTCCAACACCAGCAAATTCACTGTGGGGATAATCCATACAAGTGCTCCAACTGTGGGAATAGATTCAAATTCTTTACAAGTCTGTCAAACCATAAGAGGATGCAATGTGTGGGCACTGCCTTTAGCTGTCCCAAGTGCTGGAGAGAGTTTGGTTCTCTGCGTGAGAAATTGAGACACCAGTGTCCACACAACGAAGCCATGTCCATCTGTCCACAGAGCGGGAAGAGTTTTAAGACATCACCACAATATCCATTCCAGTGTCGTCACTGTGCAAGGAGCTTTCCCGAATCGAATCAACTGGACGCCCACGAAAAAAGTCACAGTGTCGTCCAAACGCTCGACTGTCACAAATGTGGCGTTACCTTCAGCAACTTGCCCAGTCTAGTGCACCACGTGGAAGCCCACAAGAGGTCGGATCTGAGGCCATCGTCGCACCTTCCAAAGAAGAAAGGATTGCAACTTCCGAGAACACATCATTGCCACCAATGTGGAAAGTCCTTTGTAACAAACCGTCGCCTCAAGGATCACATGCGCACTCATATGAATTATCGTCCCTTTTCCTGCTCCTACTGTGGGAAATGTTTCACTCAGAAAGGTAATCTCACTGTGCACATAAGGCTCCACACAGGGGAGAGACCCTACATGTGCTCTGTGTGTGGGAAGGCGTTTCCATCAGGAGGGGATCTGCAGGTACACCAGCGCTTTCACACTGGGGAGAGACCCTACCAATGCAAAGAGTGTGACAAACGTTTTTTTAAGTCGAGCCATTTAGTGGTCCACATGCGTGGGCATAGGGGAGAGCGTCCCTACACTTGCAATGAATGTGGGAGGGGTTTTATCCGGAGAACTTGCTTAAAAAAACATTTGCTAGTTCATTCAGGGGAGAGGCCATATTCATGTCTTCGTTGCCCGAATACTTACAAACGCAGTTCACACCTGAACTATCACATGAAGAAAAATCATTGA